DNA sequence from the Streptomyces sp. MST-110588 genome:
TGGAGCTGGCCGGCACCCGGATCCGCCGGGGCGAGGCCGTCCAGCCCGTACTCGTCTCCGCCAACCACGATCCGCGCCATTACGACGACCCCGAGCGCTTGGACCTGACCCGTCAGTCGGCGGGCCGCGGCGAGGACCACGTCGGCTTCGGGCACGGCACGCACTACTGCCTGGGCGCCGCACTCGCCCGCCAGGAGGGCGAGGTGGCCATCGGCCGCCTGCTGCGACGCTACCCGGATCTCTCCCTCGCCGTCGCCCCCGACCAGCTCAAATTCCAGGTACGCCGTCGCCAGCCGGGCGCCTGGCGCCTACTGAACCTCCCGCTGCGCCTGACGCGTACGGTCTGAGCGCGTCACGAACGAATCCGTTCCCCGTTCAACCGCGGCGGCGGACAGCCGGCCGGCCCGCGGACCGGACACCAACGCGCCGACGGCCACCGGCTGGTTTGTCCTTGGCGCAGCGACAACGTTTCTACTGGTGCCATGCGAATCGGAGAGCTCGCCGACATGGTCGGCATCACCACCCGCGCCGTACGGCACTACCACCGCATCGGGCTGTTGCCCGAGCCGCAGCGGCAGCCCAACGGGTATCGCGAGTACGCGCTGCGCGACGCCGTCGAGCTGGCCCGGATCCGTCGGCTGACCGAGCTGGGCCTGAGCCTGGACGAAGTGAAGGACGTGCTGGCGGACGACGCCGGCAGGGAACTCGTCGAGATCCTGACCGAGCTGGACGCCGACCTGGCCCGCCAGGAGGAGGCCATCCGGCAGCGACGTGCCCGCCTGGCCCGGCTGCTCGAACAGGCCGGGCAGACCGGGCGGCTTCCGGCCGAGGCCCCCGTCTCTCCCGAGCTCGCCGCCCTCTTCGAGGACATGGCCCGCGCCTCCACCCAGATGCCCGGGCCGGAACCGGCGATGGCGGCCAAGGAACGGGAACTGCTCGCCCTGCTGGAGACGGGCTCGCCGGGCGGTGACCGGAGCTGGTTCGACGCCGTGCGGCACAGCCTCGGCGCTGACCCGGCGGCCATGCGGCGAGCCTATGAGATCTATGCCCGAATGGACGAGCTGGCTCAGGCCGCCGAGGACGACCCGCGGGTGGAGGCGATGGCCCGGGCCATCGTCGACAGCATCCCGCCCGAGGCGGTGCAGTCGATGACCATCCCGGACGACGGCGGCGCGGGGGAGCGCGGCGGTTTCGCGGATGCCTTCTTCGAGGAATTCGCCCCCGCCCAGGCGGCGGCCGTACGCCGTGCCATCGAGTTGCTCAGGGAGCGTAGGGGGTGAAGGCGCGTACGTACGTCTCCCGGGCAAGCCTGCCCCGTACGCGACCCGTCACCGCTTCGTAAGGAAGCTGTCCACCCGTGGCGGACGGCAGAAGACGACAAACGCGGAAGACGGCAAACGGCAGAAGACGACAAACGGCGCAAAAGAAAAAGACGAAGAGATCGTCGATCTCCTCGCCACTCTCAACTTATAGCTCACCGGGGGGCTTGCCGCAAGGCCCTGGGCGTGCCGCAGAATCACCGCTCGAAGCCAGAACCTGCGGAAATGGGATTGTGATGATCGACGTGATCGTGGTCGGCGGCGGACCGACCGGCTTGATGCTGGCCGGCGAGTTGCGACTGCACGGCGTGCACGTGGTCGTACTGGAGAAGTTGACCGAGCCGACCGCGCAGACCCGCGGACGTGGCCTGCACGCGCGCAGCGTCGAGATGATGGATCAGCGCGGCCTGCTGGACCGGTTCCTCGCCGTCAGTGAGAAATTCCAGGTCGGCGGTCTCTTCGGCGGCATCGCCAAGCCGTGGCCGGACGGAGTGGACACGGCCCACGCGTACGGCCTGACCACCCTGCAGCCGGTCACCGAGCGGCTGCTCAACGAGCGTGCCCTCGAACTCGGCGCCGACATACGGCGCGGTTGCGAAGTGGTCGGGCTGAGTCAGGGCGAGGACGAGGCCGGGGTGACCGTCGACCTCGCGGACGGCACGCGGCTGCGCTCGCGCTACCTCGTCGGGTGTGACGGTGGCCGTAGCACGGTGCGCAAGCAGCTCGGCGTCGGCTTCCCCGGCGAGCCCGCCAAGATCGAGACGCTCCTCGGCGACATGGAGATGACCGAGGACCCGGCGACGGTTGACGCCGTCGTCGCGGAAGTCCGCAAGACCCAGATGCGCTTCGGCGTCATTCCCAACGGGGACGGGACGTACCGCGTCGTCGTACCCGCCGGGGGCGTGTCCGAGGACCGGGCGACCGCGCCGGACTTCGAGGAGTTCAAGCAGCGGTTGCAGGCGGTGGCGGGCACCGACTTCGGCGTGCACTCGCCGCGCTGGCTGTCCCGGTTCGGCGACGCCACCCGGCAGGCCGAGCGCTACCGGGTCGGCCGGGTGCTGCTGGCCGGTGACGCGGCACACATCCACCCACCGACCGGCGGGCAGGGCCTGAACCTCGGCATCCAGGACGCGTTCAACCTCGGCTGGAAACTGGCGGCGGAGGTGGCCGGCTGGGCGCCGGAGGGCCTGCTGGACAGCTACCACGCCGAACGGCACCCGGTGGGCGCCCGCGTGCTGGACAACACCCGCGCGCAGATCACGCTGCTGGGGACCGACCCGGGTGCCACCGCGCTGCGGGAGCTGTTCTCCACGCTGATGGACTTCGAGGAGGTGAACCGGTACGTGACCGAGATGATCACCGCCGTCGGAGTCCGCTACGACCTCGGCGAGGGCCACGAACTGCTCGGCCGACGACTGCGGGACGTACAGCTCAAGCGCGGTCGCCTCTACGAGCTGATGCACGACGGCCGCGGACTCCTGCTCGACCAGACCGGCCGGCTGTCGGTGGCGGGCTGGGCGGACCGGGTCGACCACATCGTCGACGTCAGCGAGGAACTGGGCGCCCCCGCGGTGCTGCTGCGACCGGACGGCCACGTGGCCTGGGCCGGTGAAGACCAGCAGGACCTGCTCAGCCACCTGCACAAATGGTTCGGCACCGCCGCCGGCTGACCGCCGTTGCCGTCGCCTGTGCCGTTGCCGAAGGGCTGGATGCCCCTTCGATGCAGCGCGTCGCTTCCGAGCTGGGCTGTACAGCCATGGCGCTCTGCCGGCACGTTCCGGGAAAGGATCAGCTCATCACGGTGATGGCCGATACAACCATCCGGCGTGCCGGTCGGTCTGATCGCGTATGAAGAGATCCATTGCAGGCGTACGGGGGCAGCGGGTGGCCGGGACAGGAGCGGCGGCCCTGCTGGTGGCGCTCGGTACGGTGGTGACGGCCGGCGGCACGGCGCCGGTGGCCGCCGCCGAGGGGCGGCAGCAGGCCACGGGGGCGCGGCTGGTGGCCCAGCACCTGATGAACACGTACTACATACCGCAGTACCGTGCCTCGGCTCCCGACGAGCGGCCGACCGAGTACCAGATCTCCCTGAGGGCGGCCGGGCGTGCCGCCGACGGTAGGACGTTGCCGGTCAAGAAGGTCAAGGTGACGCTCGACCTGGCCGTCTTCAAGGGCAAGGCGCGCGTCGAGTGGGAGAACAAGGGGTACGGCTGCACGCGCTCGGGCACCCTGATGACCTGTGAGCTGGGGGACATCGCCTCCGGTGCGCTGTTCACCCCGTTCCGTCTGAAGCCCGGGCCGGGCGCGGTGCCGGGCCCCGCCGGGAACATGAACGTCACCGTGACCAGCGCGAATGCCCCCACCCTCCGGCACACCACCCGCGTCGTGATGGGCGCGCCGGTGCTGACCGCCCGGCAGGACAAGCCGCTGACCGGGGTGAAGCCCGGTTCCGCGATGGAGGTGAGGCCCGCCTTCGGCAACAAGGGCGACACCGCGATCGAGGACTCCTTCACCGTTGTGGTGACGACGGAGGAAGCGACGCTGCGAAGGCAGTACAGCAACTGCCGCTACGACAAGGCCGTGGCCCCCACCAAGGCGCAGTGCGAGCTGCCCGGGCCGCTGCCGGCCGGTGCGGCGTACGAGACGGACGGGCCGGTGACGGCCGTGGCCGACAGGACGGCGATGTACGGGAAGGTCCACTACACCGTGCTCCGGGCCCACGACACGCTGGGCAACACCCTGCTGCCCGCCTCGGCGCCCCGCGGGACCGGTGGGCCGCTGGGCCTGCGCCCCGTGGACGGCAGCGGGGCCGATTTTGAACCGTCCGCGTACTGGAAGGCGGAGATGTCCGGCGGCGGTCTGTCCTTCAGCACCAACCAGATCAACGACGTACAGGCCATCGGGTTCACCATCAAGGGCAAGATCGGCCAGGTGGTCGAAGCGCAGGTGCCCTATCCGCGGAACTTCCAGGAAGGGCTGCTGCGGCTGAAGCTGCCGCAGGGCGTCAGCCTGGTGCCGGTCAAGCTCGGGGACCACCCGAGCGAGTTGTCGTACTGCTGGTACGTCAAGCAGGGGCAGGGCCTGGCGCAGTGCGCCGCACGGCCGGACGGCAGCTCCTGGCTGCGGGCCCGTATCGACAAGCGTGTCCCCGGCGCCCGGGGAAGCATCTCCGTCACCTCCGACCCGAAGACCGACCCCGATCAGAAGAACAACACCGCGCCGGTGACGGTGGAGTACCTCAAGTAAGCCCTGGTTGTCGAAGGCCAAGCCCTGGTTGGCGAAGGTCCCAGGGACGCCGGGCGGTTGCCGGGCGGGAGCGAGGCCGGATGGCCCGGCTCCCGCCCGGCCCGTGGGTGTCAGCGTTCCGACAGCTCCGAGGGGACCTCCTGGACCACCCAGCCGTTGCCGTCCGGGTCCTTGAAGGACATGAAGGAGTTCCAGGTGCCGCCCTTGCCCTCCGCCCAGCCCGTCGTGCCGAGGTGACGGACCGGGGAGACGTCCACGCCCCGGGCCGTCAGCGTCTCACGGGCCGCCTCGATGTCGGTGACACACATGTGCAGGCCCTGCAGCGTGCCCGGGGCCATCGCCTTCATGCCGGGCAGCAGGGGCATTCCGCGGAGCATCGCGATCGAACACCGTGAGCCGGGCGGTGTCATCTGGATGATGCGCGCTCCCGGGGCGACCTCGTTGTCCACGTCGACCGCGAAGCCGGCCTTGTCGGCGTAGAACTCCTTGGCCCGGTCCATGTCGGTGACAGGGACCGGGATGACTTCCAGTGTCCAGTTCATGGAAAGTCTCCTCACAGATCTCACAGAGACGCAGTGGGACCGGTCGAACGGATCGCCGCGGCCCAGCCGGAGGCCGTAGGGGGTGTGACCGCGGCACGAGGGCAGAAGTCACCGTCGCACATCAGCGACGGGACGGTCGATGCCTGGTGCGGTCCTTGCCACCCACCCCGGGGGCCCCGGCGGCCCCGCCGACGGCTACTTCCAGCCGTTCTGCTGTTGTCGCGGGCGACCGGCGGCGACCGTCACGGCTTGCGGGGAGCGGGGACGCGCCACAAGGACGTGGGCCGGTCCTCGCTCCCCGGGTGCGACTCGAAGGCGATCCAGCGGCCGTCGGGTGACCAGCTCGGAGCCCCGTCGTACGTACTGCGCTCCCGCGTCACCTGCACCGGCGCACCGCCACCGTCCACCGGCATGACGAAGATCTTCGGCAGGTCGAGTCCGCCCGTGGTGGAGGAGAAGACCACCGACCGGCCGTCCGGCGACCAGCTCGCGTCCGTATGCTCTCCCTCCAGGGTCGTCAGCCTGCGCACACCGCTCCCATCGGCGTTCATCACGTACAACGACCAGGCGTCGCTGCCCAGTTCCCGCCGCTGGAAGACGATCCGGTCGCCGCGCGGCGACCAGTTGGGCTCACGGTTGTCCGTACCGCTTGCGGGGCCGTTCACCAGCCGCGTCCGCCCCCTGCCGTCCCGCCCGACCTTCCACAGGGACCCGAGCGCCGACCGGTCCGCGAGCGCCGCCTCCTGGTCCGGGTCCTCGTGCTGCACGCTCTCCTGGAAGACGATCCACTTCCCGTCCGGAGAGAAGCTCGGTTCCAGATACCCCGAAATCCCATGGTGGCCGGTCACCTTCTCCGGCCGCCCGCCGGGTTTGAGCAGCCAGATCTCTTCTTTCCCCGACCGGTCGGAGGCGAACACCACCCCTGCCGACGGCCGCCAGCTCGAACCGGGCAGGTTCACCGCCGCCCGGTCGTACTCGTCCAGCAGGTCACGAGCCTCGCGCCCGTCACGACTGTCCCGCCCGCCCCCGCTCTCCAACGGGAGTACGCGCAGCGCGGCGGCCCCCTCGTTGTACCCGCCGTGGAAGACCGTGAACAGCAGCGACTTCCCGTCGGGCGCGAACGCCGGGTTCTGCGCGCTGCCCTTCCCCCGCTCCCGGTGGATCAGTTCGGCCCCGTCCCCTCGTACGATCCCCGGCTTCGCGGACGGCGAAGCCGCCGGCTCCGGTGACCCGGACGAGTGCGATGGCCGCGGCCCCGACGGGTGGCGCGGCGGCCCCTCTTCACCGCCACCACCACACGCCGCCGGCACCAGAGCGCCGACGCCCAGCAAAGCCGCGATCATTCCCCTGCGCATGCGGTCACGCTATGTACGCCAACCCCTCCGCCTCAACCGGGAATTGCATCGGCGACGACCGAAAACACGCGGATTGCCCGCACCTCGGCGCCTCTCGTCCTAGGTGCCTTCCGCTTGCCTCCCGTTCGTTCTCTGCACGCGCCAACGGCCTCCAGGGAGGCCATGGACGATCAGCGGGTCGATAGGCTCGGCGCATGACGGCAGACGGCTCCTTGGCACTCAGGCAGCGATCGCTGGGCGACCCGGCCATCACCTACCCGTTGTGGCCGCCGCTGACCGGAGGCTGTCCCAGGACCAGCACCGGCGACATCGCCTACCCGGTCGGGGTCGACTACGACTACGAACGGGCCCAAGGACCGGCCCTCTTCTCGGCCAAGGGCCCCTCACGGGGCGCCGGCCTGGACCGGTGGGCGCCACTGCTCCCGCCGCTCGTCGCGCCGGGCCTGGGCGAAGGAGGCACCCCGCTGATCGAGTTCGAGCCCGGCGTCTTCATCAAGGACGAGTCGCGCAACCCGACCTGGAGCCACAAGGACCGCTTGAACCGCTGCACCACCAGCGCCGCCGTGGGGGTCGGCGCGCCGGGAATCGTGGTGGCGTCCTCCGGTAACCACGGCGCGTCCGCAGCCGCTTTCGCGGCCCGCGCCGGCCTGCGGTGCGTCGTGTTCGCCGGCCCGGACATGCCGCCGGCCGTCGACGCGTTCCTCAACGCGTACGGCGCGGTGGTCCTCCCGGTGCCCTGGGCCGCACGGTGGCCGCTGATGCGACAGGTCGTCGACCGCATGGGCCTGCATCCGGTCAGCAACCTCACGCCCACCCATACCGGTCACGCCTTCGGGCCGGAGGGTTACAAGACCATCGCGTACGAGATCCACCCGGACATCGGCGTTCCCGCAGCCGTATTCGTCCCCACCGGCTACGGCGAACTCCTCTTCGGCATCTGGAAAGGATTCACCGAACTGCGACGCCTGGGCCTGACCGGGCGCCTGCCACGCATGGTCGCCTGCGAGCCCGCCGCTGCCGCGCCCCTGGCCCGGGCCGTACGGTACGGGCTGCCGGCGGCCCAGGTGGACGTGGCACCCACCGAGGCGTACTCCATCGTCTCCGCGGTCAGTGGTTACCGTGGCGTGATCGCCGTCCGTGACAGCGGCGGCCAGGTGGCCGTCCTTGGCGACGGACAACTCCACGCCGCCCGCGGCGAACTGGCCCGCGCCGGTCTGTGGACGGAACTCTCCGGCGCCGCCGGGCTCGCGGCCCTGCGCAGCCTGCCGCGCCCCGACGGGCCGGTGGTCTGCATCTCGACCTCCAGCGGCTTCAAGGACCGTGCCGTCGGCTCCCGGACGACCGAGAGCGTCGCGCCGCAATGGGAGGAGGTCAGTCGCAGGCTGCGCGCCGCCGGAATCCGTGAGTGACCGCGGCCGGCCCGGCGGCGTGTCCGGCCTCCCCGCTCCAGACGGCCTGCCCGCTCCCGCGGCGGGCCGCGACCCGTTGTCGCAAGGGTGGTGCTGTGGGGGTGGCCGTGTCGTCCGGCGGACGGAGTCGTTGAATGCGGCACTGCGTGGGCAAAGGTGGAGCTGGGCGGGCGCTGGAGTGTCCCTCTGGCCGGTGTGGCCGAAGTCGCCTGCGTGAGCCCGTAGTTCACCTGGCTTTGACGGTTTTTGATCGTACCTGCGGGTTACGAGTGGGGTTTTCCGCCGTGGTGCGGCACACCCTGGAGATAACGCTTGGTAGCGGTGGCGCCTCAGGCTGTCGCCGAAGTAGCGTCCGCGGAAACAAGAGAGAGCCCCCGGAGCTGGTTTGGGCGCCGCCCGGGGGGTCTCATGACTGCGTACTCCAAGGAGCGCTTATGTTCCAGCGTCCTCACCGCTGTCCGGACCGGTCACGATCGGACCGGTCCAACAGGGCCGAAGCTAGCATGCCGCCCGCCGGACCTCCTGAAACGGGACCGGCAAGTGTTTTGGGAGTAAGCGGGACCGCAGCCGCGTTCCTGGCCGTACTGAGCCTGCCGGTCATCCTCATCCACCACACCACGGCGGAGCCGGCAACTGCCGCCGCGCTGACCGCCGCCCTGTTCGCCGCCCGCGGTGTTTCCTGCCGCTACCTGCGTATTCGCTGGTCCTGAACCGTACCTCTGGGCCCGCACCTCCACCGCTGCGCCGGGCGGACCCGGTCCGGCCCGGCGCAGCGCCGGTTGCCTCTCCGGTGGGAGAGCGACACAAAAATATGATCTCGAGGGGGAGAAAAACGGCCCGCGGGCGCAGCAAATGCCTGCCGCGCGGCTGAAATCTCCCTCAACGCATCCCCCGAAAGGGGTACCCGCCGACATGACTTCTCCAGGCTCTGCCCCACGTATGTGCCCCAGGTGCGACAAGGAAATCCGCTACACCGGACGCGGCCGGCCCCGCTTGTACTGCTCCCGCTCCTGCCAGCGCCGCAAAGGACCGCCGGCACAGAGCCTGGAGACCGGCCCGCAGCGATGCGATGTCCTCCAGGCGGCGCACCACACCACCGGGGCGCTGCTGGACGCCGAGTACCAGTCCAGCCCCGGCCTGGCCCAGCGCCTGGCCGGCTCCGCACAGGCCCGCAAACTCCTGGACCTCTACGATTCCCTGACGGTGCTGCAGCTACGGGCCGAAGGCGCGAGCTGGAAAGCGGTCGGCAAGACGGTCGGCATCAGCGCCTCCACCGCCCGCCGCAAGTGGGTCCGCGCCACGGTCGCCGGTAAACTGCGCCAGTTCGATGCCCTGCAGAGCGCAGGCCCCCCGTCCCCGGACCCTGTTCCGCCCGCCGTCCTGCCCATCCCGCGTCAGCGTCCCGCCCACAACACCGGTGCGCCGCCGGGGCCGCCCGCCACCGACGAGGAACCCGCCGGCCTGACCAGCACCCAGCAATTCGCCAATGCCCTGTCCCACCTTCACCGGACCAGCGGCAAGGCCATGCGGGAACTCGCCCAGGACGCCCACGTATCCGCCTCCTACGTCTCCCGGGTCATCTCCGGCGAACGCCTTCCCTCCTGGCCCGTCGCCCGCCGACTGACCATCGCCTGCGGCGGCGACCCCTGCGCCGTCGCGACCCTGTGGCGCGCCGCCCGCAGCGTACCCGTCACCACCGACATCAGCCCCCACGACGCCGCGGACGCCCTGCACGCCGCGCTGCGCGGTCTGTACCTGTCCGCCCGCCAGCCCGACACATACCTGCTCAGCGTCCTGAGCCACCACGCCCTGACCGAAGAAGAGATCACCGCCGTCTTCGAAGGACGGCACTGTCCGGACTGGCCGGCCCTGGGCCGCCTGGTCCTGGCCCTGGACGGCCGCCCGGCCGCCCTGCGCCCCCTGTGGAACGCCGCCTACCGCACCGCCTCCCACGCCTCACCCCCCGCTCCTGCCTCCCCTGCCCCCCACCCTCCACCCACCA
Encoded proteins:
- a CDS encoding MerR family transcriptional regulator, with the translated sequence MRIGELADMVGITTRAVRHYHRIGLLPEPQRQPNGYREYALRDAVELARIRRLTELGLSLDEVKDVLADDAGRELVEILTELDADLARQEEAIRQRRARLARLLEQAGQTGRLPAEAPVSPELAALFEDMARASTQMPGPEPAMAAKERELLALLETGSPGGDRSWFDAVRHSLGADPAAMRRAYEIYARMDELAQAAEDDPRVEAMARAIVDSIPPEAVQSMTIPDDGGAGERGGFADAFFEEFAPAQAAAVRRAIELLRERRG
- the rox gene encoding rifampin monooxygenase, with the translated sequence MIDVIVVGGGPTGLMLAGELRLHGVHVVVLEKLTEPTAQTRGRGLHARSVEMMDQRGLLDRFLAVSEKFQVGGLFGGIAKPWPDGVDTAHAYGLTTLQPVTERLLNERALELGADIRRGCEVVGLSQGEDEAGVTVDLADGTRLRSRYLVGCDGGRSTVRKQLGVGFPGEPAKIETLLGDMEMTEDPATVDAVVAEVRKTQMRFGVIPNGDGTYRVVVPAGGVSEDRATAPDFEEFKQRLQAVAGTDFGVHSPRWLSRFGDATRQAERYRVGRVLLAGDAAHIHPPTGGQGLNLGIQDAFNLGWKLAAEVAGWAPEGLLDSYHAERHPVGARVLDNTRAQITLLGTDPGATALRELFSTLMDFEEVNRYVTEMITAVGVRYDLGEGHELLGRRLRDVQLKRGRLYELMHDGRGLLLDQTGRLSVAGWADRVDHIVDVSEELGAPAVLLRPDGHVAWAGEDQQDLLSHLHKWFGTAAG
- a CDS encoding VOC family protein; its protein translation is MNWTLEVIPVPVTDMDRAKEFYADKAGFAVDVDNEVAPGARIIQMTPPGSRCSIAMLRGMPLLPGMKAMAPGTLQGLHMCVTDIEAARETLTARGVDVSPVRHLGTTGWAEGKGGTWNSFMSFKDPDGNGWVVQEVPSELSER
- a CDS encoding pyridoxal-phosphate dependent enzyme, yielding MTADGSLALRQRSLGDPAITYPLWPPLTGGCPRTSTGDIAYPVGVDYDYERAQGPALFSAKGPSRGAGLDRWAPLLPPLVAPGLGEGGTPLIEFEPGVFIKDESRNPTWSHKDRLNRCTTSAAVGVGAPGIVVASSGNHGASAAAFAARAGLRCVVFAGPDMPPAVDAFLNAYGAVVLPVPWAARWPLMRQVVDRMGLHPVSNLTPTHTGHAFGPEGYKTIAYEIHPDIGVPAAVFVPTGYGELLFGIWKGFTELRRLGLTGRLPRMVACEPAAAAPLARAVRYGLPAAQVDVAPTEAYSIVSAVSGYRGVIAVRDSGGQVAVLGDGQLHAARGELARAGLWTELSGAAGLAALRSLPRPDGPVVCISTSSGFKDRAVGSRTTESVAPQWEEVSRRLRAAGIRE
- a CDS encoding helix-turn-helix domain-containing protein; the encoded protein is MCPRCDKEIRYTGRGRPRLYCSRSCQRRKGPPAQSLETGPQRCDVLQAAHHTTGALLDAEYQSSPGLAQRLAGSAQARKLLDLYDSLTVLQLRAEGASWKAVGKTVGISASTARRKWVRATVAGKLRQFDALQSAGPPSPDPVPPAVLPIPRQRPAHNTGAPPGPPATDEEPAGLTSTQQFANALSHLHRTSGKAMRELAQDAHVSASYVSRVISGERLPSWPVARRLTIACGGDPCAVATLWRAARSVPVTTDISPHDAADALHAALRGLYLSARQPDTYLLSVLSHHALTEEEITAVFEGRHCPDWPALGRLVLALDGRPAALRPLWNAAYRTASHASPPAPASPAPHPPPTTALTHTGTHAPLPVSAFG